aatttaatgtccaaagttaaaatgtttgattgctcgtttaatagtggtctgattttcataacatttttatggtaggtactcctagcaaggatacatttcataaatgtgggtttttgatttgacctacttctcaaggtcacagaggtcaaagttttcctatggcaccgccattttacaatgacggcacgttttgtcactgctttagctacagatccctaacttggtacgaatgtacccctatactcttagactaaactgcagtctttttctgattctcagtttggccagcagggccccaaatgttaatagtggactctcccctaagggtgccttgaaatgctttcttacatttaaaaccatgctaatgcttcatccatcttcctttcacaagaggtgagcacaatggccctggccatttcatctaaaCTCTTTTGTCCTCGACTGCATCGCCGAGGTGAGCGCAAGAATTGCCGCAGTGTTCTGGTCGATTTTCTCATTCGCTGTTGACATGCCCTTGATACCTCGGCTGACTGCCGACGCAAACGCGGAGTTTTCTTTATTGGAAATATTTATTACATTCGTCAGCTCACACAGAATTGAATTATTGTTGGAGTTTTAAGAGCATACCACCCACATCCGCCTCGGTGGCCTTTTTTGGTAGCATTGGAATCTGCCAGGATGGTCCTGCCTTAGCGTTCGGAGTTGGCGACAACTGTGGAGTCTTCTCCTGGTTGTTCTGGTCGATTTTCTCATTCGCTGTGGACATGCCCTTGATACCTCGGCTGACTGCCGACGCAAACGCAGAGCTTTCTTTATTCCGAGATGACCCTACAAGAGTATGTCATGGCTCGGGTGAAGGACTTCCTCCCGCATTAATCTGGGAACAATCAGCTGAAGGTATGGCTCTGGGTTGTCTTTCTTCCAAAACTTTCGGAATAACACTCCATTCTGGataacaagtgctgtccataaaTTCCGGTAGTGCCTAGTGGCTGGACTAGATGAACAGATCGTGTTTCCAAAAGGGCGCTTTCCTTCTTCTACCTATTGCAAGACCGGAGCGATGTCAACGTCTTTCTTCTGTAAGTTACGCAGCCGAGAAAAGTCGTATGGAAGTGCCCAGGAGACACAGAAGTTAGAAGCCCCTTGTCTCATGGACATCTGTCTTATGGTCTGCTGTGGCTCATACCAAGAGCTTTGCATATCTATGGCTCGTTTTCCACACTTCTTACAAGGACCACAGCTCAGGGTATTCTCAACATCAGGACATTGACAATCCCGAGGATTCGGACACCTGCTGAGGCTGTCGGCGTTTTGATGTTTACTGCCCTTCTGATACTCGATAAAAAAGTCGTACTGAGATAAAATCTCTATCCACCTGGCAATTATAGCTTTGGGTTCTTTAATACTAAACAGATACCTAATGGCCTGATGGTCTGTTCGAACTAAGAAGTGACGGCCAAAGAGATACAGTTTGTAATATTCAACGAAATACTTTATAGCTAACAGTTCACGGTGGGTAGTGCAGTAATTTTGTTCGGCTTTATTCATGGTCCTACTACCGTAAGCTATTACCCGTTCTTCTCTGTCTTGTTCCTGTGACAACACTGCCCCTATGGTGGAACAACTGGCATCTGTATCTAGTACAAATTCACAGAAATTCCTATGCAATCAAAAGTTATAGCCATTTGAAGGTCGGTACTTTTCATCTTTTTGACCAAGCAGCATcaaaggaaaatgcattgggggtcaaaggtcaaacggcatccaacatggctgccatcAACAGCCAGAACAAGGTCATTCTCACATAACTACCTTATTTTTGggaattttttgatgaaattttctgGATGGAGTCGTGTTGTGGTGTCCTTCATCAgacaatccaaaatggcctcctAAACCCAAAATGGCTGCCTAAATCCAAGATGGACGCCAGAATGAACAGCCAGTGCCAGAAAACGCCATCATAAATCCTTTATTAATaggaattttttaatgaaatttccaggcctcttgagacaagaccaccattgattttttaagcctttttgcagttaaattgtcacagttcGACCGCCTGGcaatgcttcgggttgtgaatctgaaatttggatatgacattccagacagtcaggcgagtaaatggtgaaattttattaaaactggtggtGGTTGTCcacaaatttttttcttcaaattggacaaatttgagagaccatgatatttccactattttcagccaaatctcaaaacacgcccctattgtcaaattaccaaatatcaaaatttattttttcatcaaaaaatttatttttatctgtagacttgccataccaaatatctttccaatacctctccaaataagcacttgacagttgaaaacacactcgcgtctaattgataggtctggaacctccaacctatgaatattcaatggtggtcttgtctctcttcacttcacttaattgggggtggggggagggaaggtcactcttcaacatgtagatattgatgtgttCGGGTCAATTGCCGACATACTAGTACTTCCATTTTCAAGGGGTTATAaaggcgaggggggggggggcttttctTGGTACAACCAAGCGCTGCCCTACAGGATATCTTCATTGTGGAGCTTGGCTTTACAAATGGTCATTACAGGGTCGTgatcaagaaagaaaacaaattaagtATGATCTATCTCAAGTTTATTATTTGATCCAATGCTCAAACAGTCTACACACAAGATATTGTGTCCATCCCGGACACAATATTATCTTGTTCACATATGCCTAACAGCTTCGACGTAACCCATGCTCTTTCGTTGGCGGTTACATTTATAAAACTTCAATTTATAAGATTAATTGGATCGCACatgtgataataatgaaaaaatttgatacatgtacaagtgtaCCAACACTTTTCACTTTATGAAACACTGGCTCAATGCTCAAACAGTCTACACACAGGTCCATGACACAATGTCTTGTTCATATGATATGTCTAACAGCATCGACGTAACCCATGATGTCTCGTTGGCGGTTTTCAAGCTGCATTTTAAGCCTCTGGAGCCTCTGATCAAGACGGATATATGTCAGTCTCCTTGGATTAGGACGGCCACCAGCTTCTAGCCTGTGAAGTTCGGAGCGCTGATAAAGTTCCTCCTTCTTCAGAAATTGCAAAAGTTCAAAAAGATTTTGGTGGGCCTTGCCTACATATTGGTTCAGTTTGTGATGCCACCCCTCAACAGCGTTGTTTGTTCTCGCCTCGTCTAGGCGATCATATTGGTTCCAAATATTCCGGCTGTACCTTGCGTCAGCGTTCATCCAGTTCCTATTGACGTAATCGTGGAATTCGTTCGCTTGTGGAATGTTCGGGGCAATGTTCATTGTTTCATTCCATACATCATTGACTCGGTCAATTGGAACAAGTGGGAGGGTTGCAGTCCTTCGaatccatttttagctcacctcttagcagaggtgagcttatcccataccgtggcgtccgtcgtccgtcgtcgtcgtcgtcgtcgtcgtcgtcgtcgtcgtccgtcgtccgttagcagggcacgtttcgtaactgttagagctattgagttgaaacttagtacacatgtacccttatgtaatgacaccttggagaccaagtttcagtccgattcatttcatggtttggccaacagggggccaaacgttaaaagtgaaaatatgcaatatctcccttaatagtagtcgggaaattttgaaaaaaatatggtaggtacttctagcaaaggtgcatcatatatcctccgggtttttgatttgacctccttttcaaggtcacagaggtcaaatggtgtaaattggccgttaggatgtaatgatggcacgtttctaaactgcaatgactattgataccaaatttggtacacatttaccccttagtcaggtgatctcagggaccgaagtttggtccaatatgattcaccacttgaccaccagggggcaaaatccaaaaaccttaaaaatgtgattattccttaacttcttgcccgattgccaccaatttgatataatgggtacatctaaccaccatacagtatatgtcacacaggtttttaatttgaccttcttgtcaaggtcacagaggtcaaatgacgtaaattcgccgtcgggacgtaactatggcacgtttcttaactgcaatgactattgatcacaaattaagtacacatgtaccccttggtcaggtgatctcaggtaccgaagtttggtgcgatctgatttgccgtttggcctccagggagggggccaaatcctaaattcatcaaaatgccattattcctagtaatgacttgcccgattggcaccaattttatatcataggtacatctaattctaacaaccattcaatgtatcacccgggtcttctttgatttgacctacttttcaaggtcacagaggtcgaatgtactgtaaattggccattttggggaaattgtaattgcttggacctacatcaaacctaacactacatgacacaataccatgctctttatccatctttcctccacatgaggtgagcacaatggccctggccatttcattatt
Above is a window of Lineus longissimus chromosome 3, tnLinLong1.2, whole genome shotgun sequence DNA encoding:
- the LOC135484815 gene encoding uncharacterized protein LOC135484815, which encodes MNIAPNIPQANEFHDYVNRNWMNADARYSRNIWNQYDRLDEARTNNAVEGWHHKLNQYVGKAHQNLFELLQFLKKEELYQRSELHRLEAGGRPNPRRLTYIRLDQRLQRLKMQLENRQRDIMGYVDAVRHII